A part of Gossypium hirsutum isolate 1008001.06 chromosome A07, Gossypium_hirsutum_v2.1, whole genome shotgun sequence genomic DNA contains:
- the LOC107952783 gene encoding uncharacterized protein, which yields MGDHLVLLVDRLLTESTLEAAKNQSQQGITPESKVDIIKFSSHRMEGNVGSSPSKLVECRICHDEEEDLNMEIPCSCRGSLKYAHRKCVQRWCDEKGDTICEICRQQYKPGYVAPSPTLFRYVGFPMNFRGNWGISGRDSPAPQFIAMVTPDHDFLESDFDDYLAPNSRSVVCCRVVAIIFTVLVVLRHALPIIISGAEDYSLTLSTLVLLCTIAILLPIYIMVKAFSAAIQRRRRQHQEPRFSLAASDEESDLPQLEQQQQQQTRLRSVRVH from the exons ATGGGAGATCATTTGGTGTTGCTGGTGGACCGGCTGCTAACTGAATCCACCCTTGAAGCTGCTAAAAACCAATCACAACAAGGCATTACGCCAGAAAGCAAAGTTGATATAATCAAATTTTCGTCTCATAGGATGGAAGGGAATGTTGGTTCATCTCCAAGTAAATTGGTGGAGTGTAGGATTTGTCACGACGAGGAGGAAGATTTGAACATGGAGATACCATGTTCTTGCAGGGGCAGCTTGAAG TATGCTCACCGCAAATGTGTTCAAAGGTGGTGCGACGAAAAGGGTGACACAATCTGTGAGATTTGCCGACAG CAATATAAGCCTGGTTATGTAGCACCATCACCTACTTTATTTCGTTACGTTGGCTTTCCTATGAACTTCAG AGGAAACTGGGGAATTTCCGGGAGAGACTCGCCAGCTCCTCAGTTTATAGCAATGGTTACTCCTGATCATGATTTTCTGGAGTCAGATTTTGATGATTACTTGGCTCCCAATTCTCGAAGTGTGGTTTGTTGCCGTGTGGTTGCTATAATT TTCACAGTTCTAGTGGTTCTGCGGCATGCTCTACCGATCATCATCAGTGGAGCTGAAGACTATTCTTTGACATTGTCTACT TTAGTATTGTTATGCACCATTGCGATTTTGTTGCCTATATATATCATGGTTAAGGCATTCTCTGCTGCTATCCAACGTCGTCGTCGACAGCATCAG GAGCCTCGTTTTTCCCTGGCTGCTTCAGATGAAGAAAGTGATTTACCGCAACTggagcagcagcagcagcaacagaCACGGTTGCGATCTGTTCGTGTACATTAA